In the genome of Sus scrofa isolate TJ Tabasco breed Duroc unplaced genomic scaffold, Sscrofa11.1 Contig1928, whole genome shotgun sequence, the window TGCCCGAAgccccgcggtgtcaaccagatgtcccgggcgacttCGGCCAGGCTCCAAGTGCCTGCGGGCTCGACCCGCGGTCCCAGGTGCctcgggcccggttccgagggcctgcgaggtcgacaggctgtcccggggcctcgggcccgggtccgaggcccTGAGAGGTCGACCGGCTGTCCCGTGGGAATCGGGCCCttgcccaagggcccgcgggttcaaccagctgtccagggacactcgcgcttgggtccgaaGTCCCTCGGGATCGACCAACTGTCCCTGCAGACTCCGGCTCGGCTCCGATGCCTGCGGGGTCCCAGCTGTCCGGGCCCCCTGTGCTtgagtccgagggcccgcggtgtcgaccagttttACCGGGCCAATCGGGCCCGGGTTTGAGGGGCCGCGGTGTTGACAAGCGGTCCTGTGTGACTccgggccgggtccgagggcccatgagTTTCACCAgcctcccgggtgactcgggcccgggtccgagggccctccGTGATGACCAGCTGTTCGGAGCGattcgggcctgggtccgagggcccgcggtgtcgaccggCTCTCCCGTGCGACTCGCAcccgtgcccaagggcccgcggggtcgacaagcAGTCTTTGGAGACTCCGGGCCAGGTCCGAGGCCCCACGGGTTCAACTAGCTGTCCAGGGCGACcaaggcccgggtccgagggccctcaATGTCGACCTGCTGTCCAGGGTGCtcgggccgggtccgagggcccgcagggtcgacaagCCGTCCCGGGTGAATCGTGCCCAGGTCCGCGTGCCGGCGGGGTCAACCAGATGacacgggcgactcgggcccggacCTGagagcctgcggggtcgaccagctgtcccgggcgaatcgTGCCCGGGTCCGCGTGCCAGCGGGGTCGACCCGATTagacgggcgactcgggcccaggcctgagggcccgtggggttgaagagcagtcccgggcgactccggcctggctccgagggcccgcgggttcgaccagctgtcccggggtcCTTGGGCCCGTTCCCAAgggcccgcgtggtcgaccagctgtcctgggagcctcGGGACCCTGCCGGTtggcccgcggtttcgaccagccttcctgggtgtctcaggcccgtgcccgagggcctaCGGTGTcctccagctgtcccgggtgactcggaccatgcccgagggcccgcagggtcgacagTCGTGGGCGACTCTGGGCCAGGTCCGAAGTCCAACgggttccaccagctgtcccgggtgaccaaGGACTGGATCCGACGGCCCTCGGTGTCCACCTGCTGTCTAGggcactcgggcccgggtccaagggcccgcgggatCGGCCAGCTCTCTCGGGCGAATCGTGCCCGGGTCCGCGTGCCAGCGGGGTTGACCAGATTTCACGGGCGATTCGGGCCCGGgcctgagggcctgcggggtcgaccagctgtcctgggcgacgcCGGCCTGGCTCCgaaggcccgcggggtcgacccgcTGTCCCGGGTAACTCGGGCCCAGGagcgagggcccgcggtgttctCCATCCCTCCCGGGCGAATGGCGCTCGTGTCTGTGGGcacgcggtttcgaccagctgtcccgggggacttgggcctgggtccgagggcccgcagggtcgaccggctctcccgtgcgactcgggcccgtgcccgagggcccccggggtcgacAAGCAGTCTTTGGTGCCTCCGGGCCAGCTCCAAGgccccgcggggtcaaccagctgtccggGCGATTCCAGCCTTTCGCCgaaggcctgcggggtcgaccagctgtcccggctaaCTCGGGCCCAGGCCCCGGGCCCGCgcggtcgaccagcactcccgggcgaatcgcgctcgtgtctgagggcccgcgggtttgaccagctgtcccggggaactcggacccgggtccgaggaacTGAGGAGTCGACCCGCTGTCCCTGGggcctcgggcccgtgcccgagggcgcGGGTGGTCGACCTGCGGTCCCGGGAGGCTCAGGTCCTTgtcggagggcccgcggtgtcgaccagccttcctgggcatctcaggcccgtgcccgatgtcGCCCGGGGTCAACCCGCGGTCCCGGGCCTCTCACGCCCGGTTCGAGGGATGGCGGGGTCGATCTccggtcccgggcgactcggtccGGGGCCCGAGGGCCCGCAAGGTCGACAAAacctcccgggcgactcgggtccTGGTCCAAGGTCCTCCGGTcgcccagctgtcccgggcgacccgggcccctgcccgagggcccgcggggtcgaccaggtctcccaggTGACCCGCGCCCATGCCCGAAgccccgcggtgtcaaccagatgtcccgggcgacttCGGCCAGGCTCCAAGTGCCTGCGGGCTCGACCCGCGGTCCCAGGTGCctcgggcccggttccgagggcctgcgaggtcgacaggctgtcccggggcctcgggcccgggtccgaggcccTGAGAGGTCGACCGGCTGTCCCGTGGGAATCGGGCCCttgcccaagggcccgcgggttcaaccagctgtccagggacactcgcgcttgggtccgaaGTCCCTCGGGATCGACCAACTGTCCCTGCAGACTCCGGCTCGGCTCCGATGCCTGCGGGGTCCCAGCTGTCCGGGCCCCCTGTGCTtgagtccgagggcccgcggtgtcgaccagttttACCGGGCCAATCGGGCCCGGGTTTGAGGGGCCGCGGTGTTGACAAGCGGTCCTGTGTGACTccgggccgggtccgagggcccatgagTTTCACCAgcctcccgggtgactcgggcccgggtccgagggccctccGTGATGACCAGCTGTTCGGAGCGattcgggcctgggtccgagggcccgcggtgtcgaccggCTCTCCCGTGCGACTCGCAcccgtgcccaagggcccgcggggtcgacaagcAGTCTTTGGAGACTCCGGGCCAGGTCCGAGGCCCCACGGGTTCAACTAGCTGTCCAGGGCGACcaaggcccgggtccgagggccctcaATGTCGACCTGCTGTCCAGGGTGCtcgggccgggtccgagggcccgcagggtcgacaagCCGTCCCGGGTGAATCGTGCCCAGGTCCGCGTGCCGGCGGGGTCAACCAGATGacacgggcgactcgggcccggacCTGagagcctgcggggtcgaccagctgtcccgggcgaatcgTGCCCGGGTCCGCGTGCCAGCGGGGTCGACCCGATTagacgggcgactcgggcccaggcctgagggcccgtggggttgaagagcagtcccgggcgactccggcctggctccgagggcccgcgggttcgaccagctgtcccggggtcCTTGGGCCCGTTCCCAAgggcccgcgtggtcgaccagctgtcctgggagcctcGGGACCCTGCCGGTtggcccgcggtttcgaccagccttcctgggtgtctcaggcccgtgcccgagggcctaCGGTGTcctccagctgtcccgggtgactcggaccatgcccgagggcccgcagggtcgacagTCGTGGGCGACTCTGGGCCAGGTCCGAAGTCCAACgggttccaccagctgtcccgggtgaccaaGGACTGGATCCGACGGCCCTCGGTGTCCACCTGCTGTCTAGggcactcgggcccgggtccaagggcccgcgggatCGGCCAGCTCTCTCGGGCGAATCGTGCCCGGGTCCGCGTGCCAGCGGGGTTGACCAGATTTCACGGGCGATTCGGGCCCGGgcctgagggcctgcggggtcgaccagctgtcctgggcgacgcCGGCCTGGCTCCgaaggcccgcggggtcgacccgcTGTCCCGGGTAACTCGGGCCCAGGagcgagggcccgcggtgttctCCATCCCTCCCGGGCGAATGGCGCTCGTGTCTGTGGGcacgcggtttcgaccagctgtcccgggggacttgggcctgggtccgagggcccgcagggtcgaccggctctcccgtgcgactcgggcccgtgcccgagggcccccggggtcgacAAGCAGTCTTTGGTGCCTCCGGGCCAGCTCCAAGgccccgcggggtcaaccagctgtcccgggcgattcCAGCCTTTCGCCgaaggcctgcggggtcgaccagctgtcccggctaaCTCGGGCCCAGGCCCCCGGGCCCGCgcggtcgaccagcactcccgggcgaatcgcgctcgtgtctgagggcccgcgggtttgaccagctgtcccggggaactcggacccgggtccgaggaacTGAGGAGTCGACCCGCTGTCCCTGGggcctcgggcccgtgcccgagggcgcGGGTGGTCGACCTGCGGTCCCGGGAGGCTCAGGTCCTTgtcggagggcccgcggtgtcgaccagccttcctgggcatctcaggcccgtgcccgatgtcGCCCGGGGTCAACCCGCGGTCCCGGGCCTCTCACGCCCGGTTCGAGGGATGGCGGGGTCGATCTccggtcccgggcgactcggtccGGGGCCCGAGGGCCCGCAAGGTCGACAAAacctcccgggcgactcgggtccTGGTCCAAGGTCCTCCGGTcgcccagctgtcccgggcgacccgggcccctgcccgagggcccgcggggtcgaccaggtctcccaggTGACCCGCGCCCATGCCCGAAgccccgcggtgtcaaccagatgtcccgggcgacttCGGCCAGGCTCCAAGTGCCTGCGGGCTCGACCCGCGGTCCCAGGTGCctcgggcccggttccgagggcctgcgaggtcgacaggctgtcccggggcctcgggcccgggtccgaggcccTGAGAGGTCGACCGGCTGTCCCGTGGGAATCGGGCCCttgcccaagggcccgcgggttcaaccagctgtccagggacactcgcgcttgggtccgaaGTCCCTCGGGATCGACCAACTGTCCCTGCAGACTCCGGCTCGGCTCCGATGCCTGCGGGGTCCCAGCTGTCCGGGCCCCCTGTGCTtgagtccgagggcccgcggtgtcgaccagttttACCGGGCCAATCGGGCCCGGGTTTGAGGGGCCGCGGTGTTGACAAGCGGTCCTGTGTGACTccgggccgggtccgagggcccatgagTTTCACCAgcctcccgggtgactcgggcccgggtccgagggccctccGTGATGACCAGCTGTTCGGAGCGattcgggcctgggtccgagggcccgcggtgtcgaccggCTCTCCCGTGCGACTCGCAcccgtgcccaagggcccgcggggtcgacaagcAGTCTTTGGAGACTCCGGGCCAGGTCCGAGGCCCCACGGGTTCAACTAGCTGTCCAGGGCGACcaaggcccgggtccgagggccctcaATGTCGACCTGCTGTCCAGGGTGCtcgggccgggtccgagggcccgcagggtcgacaagCCGTCCCGGGTGAATCGTGCCCAGGTCCGCGTGCCGGCGGGGTCAACCAGATGacacgggcgactcgggcccggacCTGagagcctgcggggtcgaccagctgtcccgggcgaatcgTGCCCGGGTCCGCGTGCCAGCGGGGTCGACCCGATTagacgggcgactcgggcccaggcctgagggcccgtggggttgaagagcagtcccgggcgactccggcctggctccgagggcccgcgggttcgaccagctgtcccggggtcCTTGGGCCCGTTCCCAAgggcccgcgtggtcgaccagctgtcctgggagcctcGGGACCCTGCCGGTtggcccgcggtttcgaccagccttcctgggtgtctcaggcccgtgcccgagggcctaCGGTGTcctccagctgtcccgggtgactcggaccatgcccgagggcccgcagggtcgacagTCGTGGGCGACTCTGGGCCAGGTCCGAAGTCCAACgggttccaccagctgtcccgggtgaccaaGGACTGGATCCGACGGCCCTCGGTGTCCACCTGCTGTCTAGggcactcgggcccgggtccaagggcccgcgggatCGGCCAGCTCTCTCGGGCGAATCGTGCCCGGGTCCGCGTGCCAGCGGGGTTGACCAGATTTCACGGGCGATTCGGGCCCGGgcctgagggcctgcggggtcgaccagctgtcctgggcgacgcCGGCCTGGCTCCgaaggcccgcggggtcgacccgcTGTCCCGGGTAACTCGGGCCCAGGagcgagggcccgcggtgttctCCATCCCTCCCGGGCGAATGGCGCTCGTGTCTGTGGGcacgcggtttcgaccagctgtcccgggggacttgggcctgggtccgagggcccgcagggtcgaccggctctcccgtgcgactcgggcccgtgcccgagggcccccggggtcgacAAGCAGTCTTTGGTGCCTCCGGGCCAGCTCCAAGgccccgcggggtcaaccagctgtcccgggcgattcCAGCCTTTCGCCgaaggcctgcggggtcgaccagctgtcccggctaaCTCGGGCCCAGGCCCCCGGGCCCGCgcggtcgaccagcactcccgggcgaatcgcgctcgtgtctgagggcccgcgggtttgaccagctgtcccggggaactcggacccgggtccgaggaacTGAGGAGTCGACCCGCTGTCCCTGGggcctcgggcccgtgcccgagggcgcGGGTGGTCGACCTGCGGTCCCGGGAGGCTCAGGTCCTTgtcggagggcccgcggtgtcgaccagccttcctgggcatctcaggcccgtgcccgatgtcGCCCGGGGTCAACCCGCGGTCCCGGGCCTCTCACGCCCGGTTCGAGGGATGGCGGGGTCGATCTccggtcccgggcgactcggtccGGGGCCCGAGGGCCCGCAAGGTCGACAAAacctcccgggcgactcgggtccTGGTCCAAGGTCCTCCGGTcgcccagctgtcccggg includes:
- the LOC110258376 gene encoding collagen alpha-2(I) chain-like, which gives rise to MTSCSERFGPGSEGPRCRPALPCDSHPCPRARGVDKQSLETPGQVRGPTGSTSCPERPRPGSEGPQCRPAVQGARAGSEGPQGRQAVPGSTVVGDSGPGPKSNGFHQLSRVTKDWIRRPSVSTCCLGHSGPGPRARGIGQLSRANRARVRVPAGLTRFHGRFGPGPEGLRGRPAVLGDAGLAPKARGVDPLSRVTRAQERGPAVFSIPPGRMALVSVTRAHARSPAVSTRCPGRLRPGSKCLRARPAVPDSGSAPMPAGSQLSGPPVLESEGPRCRPVLPGQSGPGLRGRGVDKRSCVTPGRVRGPMSFTSLPGDSGPGPRALRDDQLFGAIRAWVRGPAVSTGSPVRLAPVPKGPRGRQAVFGDSGPGSTVVGDSGPGPKSNGFHQLSRVTKDWIRRPSVSTCCLGHSGPGPRARGIGQLSRANRARVRVPAGLTRFHGRFGPGPEGLRGRPAVLGDAGLAPKARGVDPLSRVTRAQERGPAVFSIPPGRMALVSVTRAHARSPAVSTRCPGRLRPGSKCLRARPAVPDSGSAPMPAGSQLSGPPVLESEGPRCRPVLPGQSGPGLRGRGVDKRSCVTPGRVRGPMSFTSLPGDSGPGPRALRDDQLFGAIRAWVRGPAVSTGSPVRLAPVPKGPRGRQAVFGDSGPGSTVVGDSGPGPKSNGFHQLSRVTKDWIRRPSVSTCCLGHSGPGPRARGIGQLSRANRARVRVPAGLTRFHGRFGPGPEGLRGRPAVLGDAGLAPKARGVDPLSRVTRAQERGPAVFSIPPGRMALVSVTRAHARSPAVSTRCPGRLRPGSKCLRARPAVPDSGSAPMPAGSQLSGPPVLESEGPRCRPVLPGQSGPGLRGRGVDKRSCVTPGRVRGPMSFTSLPGDSGPGPRALRDDQLFGAIRAWVRGPAVSTGSPVRLAPVPKGPRGRQAVFGDSGPGSTVVGDSGPGPKSNGFHQLSRVTKDWIRRPSVSTCCLGHSGPGPRARGIGQLSRANRARVRVPAGLTRFHGRFGPGPEGLRGRPAVLGDAGLAPKARGVDPLSRVTRAQERGPAVFSIPPGRMALVSVTRAHARSPAVSTRCPGRLRPGSKCLRARPAVPGASGPTPARLRCLRGPSCPGPLCLSPRARGVDQFYRANRARV